From a region of the Calliphora vicina chromosome 4, idCalVici1.1, whole genome shotgun sequence genome:
- the LOC135958768 gene encoding titin, translated as MFARRRSSLSLDKLPCLNIAFLTCCLLVIGHASSMSLDRLGRQYQQQNDKQLEFSEFMLPEAESEVLQNDMELVPAVDGNSDMYLLVPAAQASQEQNLQSLTDLNESENSGNVESNSDMLMLESEDTPAMQILELPEDVLETKLNEDLVDNNELEQESESSNENKEQTSNDEEQVSDSMLNTIAEAVKEIENEIETELVANDETPKEEEPVEEENVKPEEEKMSSEELTMKHKDTETENTDTSEQEQVAEMENKPESLENSEQEMIGVVMEESNDTPAQEEQQETEKVNEASEMDLQADESELQPAVIEMTNESQEQMAQENENKIEETQSDEDSPANELAETMEEAVQQPAVAESLHDESDQQQEESQIVEEEIKPVDETEKAELLEDDEHIKSEELETPMVVEEDKAEAEVEMQAEDENPAPAEAEVQADDEIQAPVMEETQASDEIQAVEDTQAVEETQADEETQAVEETQAVEETQAVEDTQADDETQIAEESQVVEEIKPLADETETKVEEVQAEEAKDEDTQADETQAEEVQPADNQVEETQADDETQLAVENSDANKDETQAPAVETQTSEEMPQYVEPMEAENLAEIQDLAESHNAEESQVAEESQDPEEVQHSEELVNTEAVNEEQPAEETQSDDEVQHVEEIQMAADETDKVEEAQLTSESQTVEESHEAEEEIKPAEETQVSEEQLDEQQADEIQPAEEEPQIEESQPVQETQQAVEVQNDDEVQQVEDNLSNVEQAQIVEDAQPMEEAQPMEEAQPMEEAQPVEDVQPMEETQALEEAQPMEETQLVEEAQPMEETQLVEEAQPMEESQPMEEAQPIEDAQSMDDTQTVEEVQPAEEVQQDEEAQTVEEIQSAEESQNVENIQPAAETQNDEEIQSVEDVQPVEEAQTVEEAQADEETQVAEEAQPIEEAQLVEEAQHDEETEAVEEAQPVEEVQQDEETQTVEEAQPVEEVLAVEESQPAEETEAVEEAVEEAQPIEEVQHDEENQIVEEAQPVEEIQAVAQPVKEIQPVEQIQEEAQSNDETQSDEDAQPVEDIQTVEEVQTVEEVQPVEETKAVEADNTQMPEEPLAETQISTEEEEMKPVEEIQQDENEIQPEAEELKPVEETELPKEEALSVDEVEPIETIAEDTKPVEESQSLETSPEVEQAETVEIAMEQQEPEPKPEEMLADELTVEESNKQEEQETEAAAQPEVLADEDTLQNVEPAEIIENEQVQETAVEIQKPLEDKESDNILNDDTNESEPIKESTSMLTTIVQVPTKEELTQQQPQQEQQEQVQEQQPAVVEIVSSTTLKPLNVLDSVLNYVNASFMHQMSNDNIKQEVKPEQAFSSKLRRYDGAQVWRIVVQNDREKRLADELQTKYDGQLWKEVKQEVDYLLKPQVLADAERHVRAANLSRIVLIDNLQKVIEVENPPAEEIAQLQNRKGHRLTWQAYHRLEDIHGYFDYMAKTYPDICSVETIGYSLEKRPLKILKVSNGNANNPGIWIDGGMHAREWISPAVVTYVTNQIVEGWDDLPAYMRNVNWYIHAVANPDGYEYSHTTDRLWRKNMRSHGRACPGVDLNRNFGYKWGGKGTSANPCAQTYRGSKAFSEPETFYISKFISNFPRETFKAYLSFHSYGQYILYPWGYDYHVTKDMADLDLVARQAGTIITKSTGVKYTVGSSANTLYPAAGGSDDWAKGIAGIKYAYTIEMGDTGRYGFVLPAEHIEPNGKNGLTFVETVAKAITMGKNGRRRKLKAHKTH; from the exons ATGTTTGCCAGAAGGAGATCTTCTTTGTCGCTCGATAAGTTACCGTGTTTAAATATCGCGTTTTTAACGTGTTGCCTTCTCGTTATCGGCCATGCGTCTTCCATGTCTTTAGATCGTTTGGGAAGACAGTACCAACAACAAAATGACAAACAATTAGAATTTAGTGAATTTATGCTGCCCGAGGCAGAAAGTGAAGTGTTGCAAAATGATATGGAATTAGTGCCAGCCGTCGATGGTAACAGTGATATGTATTTGTTAGTGCCCGCTGCTCAAGCCAGTcaagaacaaaatttacaatCTTTAACAGACCTCAATGAATCGGAAAATTCCGGCAATGTCGAAAGCAATTCCGATATGTTGATGTTGGAAAGTGAAGATACACCAGCAATGCAGATATTGGAATTACCAGAAGATGTGTTggaaactaaattaaatgaaGATTTAGTGGACAATAATGAATTGGAACAAGAATCCGAATCGTCAAACGAAAATAAGGAACAGACCTCAAACGATGAGGAACAAGTTTCAGACAGTATGCTGAATACCATTGCTGAGGCAGTTAAAGAAATTGAGAATGAAATTGAAACTGAATTGGTAGCCAATGATGAAACACCCAAAGAGGAAGAGCCTGTCGAGGAAGAAAATGTCAAACCGGAAGAAGAGAAAATGTCCAGCGAAGAATTAACAATGAAACATAAAGATACAGAGACAGAGAATACTGACACCAGTGAACAAGAACAGGTTGCCGAAATGGAAAATAAACCTGAATCTTTAGAAAACTCCGAACAGGAAATGATCGGTGTTGTAATGGAAGAATCCAACGACACACCTGCACAAGAAGAACAACAAGAAACCGAAAAAGTTAATGAAGCTTCGGAAATGGATTTACAAGCTGATGAGTCTGAATTGCAACCAGCTGTAATTGAAATGACCAATGAGTCTCAAGAACAAATGGCCcaggaaaatgaaaataaaattgaggAAACTCAATCTGATGAAGACTCTCCTGCTAATGAATTGGCTGAAACTATGGAAGAAGCTGTACAACAACCAGCTGTAGCTGAGTCTCTTCATGATGAATCAGATCAACAGCAAGAAGAATCGCAGATTGTTGAAGAAGAAATAAAACCTGTGGATGAAACTGAAAAAGCAGAGCTATTAGAAGATGATGAGCATATCAAGAGTGAAGAATTAGAAACTCCCATGGTTGTGGAAGAAGATAAAGCTGAAGCTGAGGTAGAAATGCAAGCAGAGGATGAAAATCCAGCACCAGCTGAGGCTGAAGTACAGGCAGATGATGAAATTCAAGCTCCCGTTATGGAAGAAACTCAAGCTTCTGATGAAATCCAAGCTGTAGAGGATACTCAAGCTGTTGAAGAAACTCAAGCTGATGAAGAAACTCAAGCTGTTGAAGAAACTCAAGCTGTCGAGGAAACTCAAGCCGTCGAGGACACTCAAGCTGATGATGAAACACAAATTGCTGAGGAATCTCAAGTTGTTGAAGAAATTAAACCTTTAGCTGATGAGACTGAAACTAAAGTAGAGGAAGTCCAAGCTGAAGAAGCCAAAGATGAGGACACTCAGGCTGATGAAACTCAAGCTGAAGAAGTTCAACCTGCAGATAACCAAGTCGAAGAAACTCAGGCTGATGATGAAACTCAATTAGCTGTAGAGAATAGCGATGCTAACAAGGATGAAACACAAGCTCCTGCCGTAGAAACTCAAACTTCTGAAGAGATGCCACAATATGTTGAGCCAATGGAAGCTGAAAATTTGGCAGAAATTCAAGATCTTGCAGAATCACATAATGCAGAGGAATCTCAGGTAGCTGAGGAATCTCAAGATCCTGAGGAAGTCCAACATTCCGAAGAGTTGGTGAACACTGAAGCAGTTAATGAAGAACAGCCTGCTGAAGAAACTCAATCTGATGACGAAGTTCAACATGTTGAAGAAATTCAAATGGCCGCTGATGAAACTGACAAAGTTGAAGAAGCTCAATTAACTTCTGAATCTCAAACTGTTGAAGAATCTCATGAAGCTGAGGAAGAAATTAAACCAGCTGAAGAAACACAAGTATCAGAAGAACAATTAGATGAACAACAAGCTGATGAAATTCAACCTGCTGAAGAAGAACCACAAATTGAAGAATCTCAACCTGTCCAAGAAACTCAACAAGCTGTCGAAGTGCAAAATGATGACGAAGTTCAACAAGTGGAAGACAATCTATCAAATGTAGAACAAGCTCAAATAGTTGAAGATGCTCAGCCCATGGAAGAAGCTCAGCCTATGGAAGAAGCTCAGCCTATGGAAGAAGCTCAACCTGTGGAAGATGTCCAACCTATGGAAGAAACACAAGCTTTAGAGGAAGCCCAACCTATGGAAGAAACTCAACTAGTAGAGGAAGCCCAACCTATGGAAGAAACTCAACTAGTAGAGGAAGCCCAACCCATGGAAGAATCTCAACCAATGGAGGAAGCCCAACCAATCGAAGATGCTCAATCTATGGATGATACTCAGACTGTTGAAGAAGTGCAACCTGCCGAAGAAGTTCAACAAGATGAAGAAGCTCAAACAGTTGAAGAAATTCAATCTGCCGAAGAATCccaaaatgtagaaaatattcAACCCGCTGCAGAAACCCAAAATGATGAAGAAATTCAATCTGTTGAAGATGTCCAGCCAGTAGAAGAAGCTCAAACAGTTGAAGAAGCTCAAGCTGATGAAGAAACTCAAGTTGCTGAAGAAGCTCAGCCTATTGAAGAAGCTCAACTTGTTGAAGAAGCACAACATGATGAAGAAACTGAAGCTGTAGAGGAAGCTCAACCTGTTGAAGAAGTTCAACAAGATGAAGAAACTCAAACTGTCGAAGAAGCTCAGCCTGTTGAAGAAGTTCTAGCAGTTGAAGAAAGTCAGCCTGCTGAAGAAACTGAAGCTGTAGAGGAAGCCGTAGAGGAAGCTCAACCTATTGAAGAAGTTCAACATGATGAAGAAAATCAAATTGTCGAAGAAGCTCAGCCTGTTGAAGAAATTCAAGCTGTTGCTCAACCTGTTAAAGAAATTCAACCAGTAGAACAAATTCAAGAAGAAGCTCAATCTAATGATGAAACTCAATCCGATGAAGATGCTCAACCCGTTGAAGATATCCAAACTGTTGAAGAAGTTCAAACTGTTGAAGAAGTTCAACCTGTTGAAGAAACTAAAGCTGTTGAAGCCGACAATACCCAAATGCCTGAGGAACCTCTAGCTGAGACACAAATTTCAACTGAAGAAGAAGAAATGAAGCCTGTAGAAGAAATTCAACAAGATGAAAACGAAATTCAACCTGAAGCCGAAGAGTTAAAACCAGTTGAAGAAACTGAATTGCCAAAAGAAGAAGCTCTTAGTGTTGACGAAGTTGAACCCATTGAAACCATAGCTGAAGATACTAAGCCTGTGGAAGAAAGCCAATCCTTGGAGACTTCACCAGAAGTGGAACAAGCAGAAACCGTGGAAATTGCTATGGAACAGCAAGAACCTGAACCTAAGCCCGAAGAAATGTTAGCCGATGAACTAACAGTTGAGGAGTCAAACAAACAAGAAGAACAGGAAACTGAAGCAGCTGCTCAACCTGAAGTGTTGGCCGATGAAGACACTTTACAAAATGTTGAACCTGCTGAAATCATCGAAAACGAACAAGTACAAGAAACAGCTGTTGAAATCCAAAAGCCTTTAGAAGACAAGGAAAGTGATAATATCTTAAATGATGATACTAATGAAAGTGAACCCATTAAAGAATCCACTTCCATGCTAACAACTATTGTGCAAGTACCCACTAAAGAAGAACTGACACAACAGCAACCACAACAAGAACAGCAAGAGCAAGTACAAGAACAACAGCCAGCAGTTGTGGAAATTGTTAGTTCAACCACTTTGAAACCATTAAATGTCTTGGATAGTGTACTCAACTATGTCAATGCTTCCTTTATGCATCAAATGAGCAATGACAACATTAAGCAGGAAGTCAAACCAGAACAAGCCTTCAGTTCAAAATTAAGACGTTACGATGGTGCTCAAGTCTGGCGTATTGTAGTACAAAACGACAGAGAGAAGAGATTGGCCGATGAACTACAAACCAAATATG ATGGACAATTATGGAAAGAGGTCAAACAAGAAGTTGACTACTTGTTGAAGCCACAAGTGCTGGCCGATGCTGAGCGTCATGTAAGAGCGGCAAACTTATCGCGCATTGTGCTCATTGATAATTTACAAAAAGTCATTGAAGTGGAAAATCCACCAGCTGAAGAAATTGCACAATTGCAAAATAGAAAGG GACATCGTTTGACATGGCAGGCTTACCATCGTTTGGAAGATATTCATGGTTACTTTGACTATATGGCTAAAACCTATCCTGATATCTGTTCGGTAGAAACAATTGGTTATTCGCTTGAAAAACGGCCTTTGAAGATTTTAAA GGTATCCAATGGCAATGCTAACAATCCTGGTATTTGGATCGATGGTGGTATGCATGCTAGAGAATGGATCAGTCCTGCTGTTGTTACCTATGTCACCAATCAAATTGTTGAGGGTTGGGATGATTTGCCCGCCTACATGCGTAATGTCAACTGGTATATTCATGCTGTGGCTAATCCTGATGGTTACGAATACTCTCATACCACCGATCGTTTGTGGCGCAAGAATATGAGATCACATGGTCGTGCCTGTCCTGGTGTTGATTTGAACCGTAACTTTGGCTATAAATGGGGTGGTAAAGGAACATCGGCTAATCCCTGTGCCCAGACCTATAGAGGCAGCAAAGCTTTCTCGGAACCCGAAACTTTCTATATTTCCAAATTCATTAGTAATTTCCCTAGAGAAACATTTAAGGCTTATCTATCGTTCCACAGTTATGGTCAATACATTTTGTATCCTTGGGGTTATGATTATCATGTTACCAAAGATATGGCCGATTTGGATTTGGTGGCCAGACAAGCGGGCACG atcaTTACCAAGAGTACGGGCGTTAAATATACTGTAGGCTCCTCGGCTAATACTTTGTATCCAGCTGCTGGTGGTTCGGATGATTGGGCCAAGGGTATTGCTGGCATCAAATACGCTTACACCATTGAAATGGGTGATACCGGTCGTTATGGTTTCGTTTTACCCGCCGAACACATTGAACCCAATGGCAAAAATGGCTTAACCTTTGTGGAGACTGTTGCCAAGGCCATAACCATGGGCAAAAATGGTCGTAGACGCAAATTGAAGGCTCACAAAACCCACTAA